From the Musa acuminata AAA Group cultivar baxijiao chromosome BXJ1-2, Cavendish_Baxijiao_AAA, whole genome shotgun sequence genome, one window contains:
- the LOC135612584 gene encoding calmodulin-like protein 3: MDPSELKRVFQMFDRNGDGSITKNELQDSLKNLGIHIPEEELAAMIEKIDVNGDGCVDVDEFGTLYQTIMGERDEDEDMLEAFNVFDQNGDGFITVEELRSVLSSLGLKQGRTVEECRKMISKVDVDGDGKVNFKEFKQMMKGGGFAALS, encoded by the coding sequence ATGGACCCGTCGGAGCTCAAGCGGGTCTTCCAGATGTTCGACCGGAACGGCGACGGCAGCATCACGAAGAATGAGCTGCAGGACTCGCTCAAGAACCTGGGGATACACATCCCCGAGGAGGAGCTGGCGGCGATGATCGAGAAGATCGACGTGAACGGGGACGGGTGCGTGGACGTGGACGAGTTCGGGACGCTGTACCAGACGATCATGGGCGAGCGGGACGAGGATGAGGACATGCTCGAGGCGTTCAACGTGTTCGACCAGAACGGGGACGGGTTCATCACCGTGGAGGAGCTGCGGTCGGTGCTGAGCTCGCTGGGCCTCAAGCAAGGGCGCACCGTGGAGGAGTGTAGGAAGATGATAAGCAAGGTGGACGTGGACGGTGATGGGAAGGTCAACTTCAAGGAATTCAAGCAGATGATGAAGGGCGGAGGGTTCGCGGCCTTGAGTTAG